The Flavipsychrobacter sp. genome contains the following window.
TGTAAGTGCGTGAACAGTTTACATTTATCGTCATTTTGAATTTTACTATATGTCTGTAGAGTTATGTGCACTTCATAACCTACACCACCTACATCCATATATAACAATGATGGAGATTTGTAAGACAAAACTCCTTCAAGATATGCATACATATTTTCTTTCGCTTAAGGGCTTGAAAATTAGTGTATTTGCTTATAAATACCTTATTATTTTAGTAAATAATACCGAAATATTACTACTAACTTTCACAGGCATTATATTATTATTAAAAAGGGCGATATTTTCCATATCGCCCTTTTCGTAACACAATTTATAAAAATCTCCTTAGTACCACCAAGGTATTTTGTTTGTTTCTAATCTATAGATAAACTGGATACTAAAAGTAGAATATCCGTCAAGGATCTCTTTATTACCTCTAGTACTTCCTGGTGCGTTTGTAGAACCTGGCTCTATATACCAAGATTTATCATATACTTGCTTTGCAGTTTCAGCATATTCTTCTGATAAATGTCTATCGAAATATGCTTTCGACACATATTCACTACTTACATTATCTAATCTATCTGTAGTAGTAAAGCGATATAGATATTCAAAACCGAACATCATATTATTACCGATATCCCAACGAAGACCTAAACCTACAGGTACCGCAATTTGGAATGGAGTTGTAGCTCTTGCACCAGAATTAGGAACGCCATCTCCTTCCAGTTGCAAGTCTCTAGTATCTACCCATCTTTTACGACCAGTAAGAGGGTCTATCAATGACGTTTGAGGACGGAAATAAAAACCACCAACACCTGCTGTAAGGTATGGTTGCATTGCCTTTTGAGCAACTTTGCTCTCAGAGTTCCATCTAAGCGGCATTAATTCGAACATAAAAGTCGCTTCCCATACATTAGCTCGAGCATCTTGATTACGCAAGTAACGTTGATAAGCGTCATCTTCAACAGATGTTGCCGATTTAGCCTTATTAATATTCCACTCGTCTGTAGCGTAGAGTGTACCGTAGTTAATATTTAGACGCATTCCAACAGATGGATGAGCTACATAACGGAAGAAAATACCTCCCATAAATGTTGGCTTATCAAAATACTTATCATTATTGTAATGGTCTACGAAGTTTTGAGTACCTACATCGCCCCATAAATCTGACATACCAAAATTGATACCCAAAGAAAAACCCGGATGCTCAACATATTTTCTTGGTATAGCAGGCTGTGCATATGCCGATAAGGCTGTAGCACCGATGCACAATACTAAAATACTACGGAGTAAATTTTTCCGCATAGCGCTGATTTTTTAGCGTTTGAAGATAAATAATTATTTTCCTTTAAATGTTGCTTTTCTCTTTTCTAGAAAAGCGCTTGTTCCTTCACGCATATCTTCCGTTTCGAAACAATCACCAAAGCGAGCAATCTCATTGGCAAACCCTTGAGGGTCAGCCTTAGCTGCTTCGTTCACACAATATATAACTTTTGTTATAGCTAAGGGAGCTTTTGACTGAATTTTTTGTAATATTTTCTTTGTTTGGTCCAATAATTCGGCTTGGGGAGTTACATAATTCACTAAACCCAGCATTTTTGCCTCTTCTGCCCCAATCATATCTCCAGTCATAGATAATTCCATAGACTTCCCTTTACCTATAAGCTGCGTAAGTCTTTGAGTACCACCATACCCAGGTATCAAACCTAGGTTTACTTCTGGCTGCCCAAATTTGGCATTTTCGCTAGCTAGTCTAAAATGACAAGCCATAGCCAATTCGCAACCACCACCTAGCGCAAACCCATTAACAGCCGCAATAATTGGCTTAGGGCTATTTTCAATCTTACTAAATACTAGGTC
Protein-coding sequences here:
- a CDS encoding outer membrane beta-barrel protein, coding for MRKNLLRSILVLCIGATALSAYAQPAIPRKYVEHPGFSLGINFGMSDLWGDVGTQNFVDHYNNDKYFDKPTFMGGIFFRYVAHPSVGMRLNINYGTLYATDEWNINKAKSATSVEDDAYQRYLRNQDARANVWEATFMFELMPLRWNSESKVAQKAMQPYLTAGVGGFYFRPQTSLIDPLTGRKRWVDTRDLQLEGDGVPNSGARATTPFQIAVPVGLGLRWDIGNNMMFGFEYLYRFTTTDRLDNVSSEYVSKAYFDRHLSEEYAETAKQVYDKSWYIEPGSTNAPGSTRGNKEILDGYSTFSIQFIYRLETNKIPWWY
- a CDS encoding enoyl-CoA hydratase-related protein, which produces MYKTLLTELNEGILTITINRPDKLNALNKDVIEELGTVLDDVYNNDDIKTAIITGAGEKAFIAGADISEFSALDGKQGAALAQKGQDLVFSKIENSPKPIIAAVNGFALGGGCELAMACHFRLASENAKFGQPEVNLGLIPGYGGTQRLTQLIGKGKSMELSMTGDMIGAEEAKMLGLVNYVTPQAELLDQTKKILQKIQSKAPLAITKVIYCVNEAAKADPQGFANEIARFGDCFETEDMREGTSAFLEKRKATFKGK